One window of Xylocopa sonorina isolate GNS202 chromosome 9, iyXylSono1_principal, whole genome shotgun sequence genomic DNA carries:
- the LOC143427364 gene encoding uncharacterized protein LOC143427364 yields the protein MGNIGSVQSKKTQKERKRERDDSVDVRPEKDTRIVNGSESRGANGKNIVKCRTTNPFIIFFLRLRSKKPKTHVTVVARAAGKLWTRMTPEQRKKYIVLANAEKKRREEQKRKRRSRRR from the exons ATGGGAAACATCGGATCCGTGCAGTCTAAGAAAACGCAAAAGGAACGAAAACGAGAACGTGACGACAG CGTAGATGTTCGGCCTGAAAAGGATACGAGAATTGTGAATGGTTCTGAATCAAGAGGAGCTAATGGAAAAAATATAGTAAAATGTCGTACCACCAATCCTTTTATCATCTTTTTTTTACGGTTACGTAGTAAAAAGCCTAAGACACACGTAACCGTGGTTGCACGAGCAGCTGGGAAGTTATGGACTAGAATGACCCCGGAACAAAGAAAGAAGTATATAGTACTGGCAAATGCTGAGAAAAAAAGACGAGAAGAACAAAAACGGAAACGAAGGTCAAG AAGACGATAG
- the Gxivspla2 gene encoding phospholipase A2 group XII: protein MDFSQYRKILIYILTFLAYAWSGYGAGLLSNLKDAVLVAESVFHDVFQNAITVARKIKDIHEVFDAAVDENCIFECPGGTTPKPDWNHTPQSNGCGSLGIEINQEYLPLAEMTKCCDAHDICYDTCNSDKEKCDLEFKRCLYRYCDGYQTSTIINTCKAAAKMLFTGTTALGCKSYMDAQKEACYCPDKRNKNKKPKRAAQAGGEL from the exons ATGGATTTTTCTCAATACCGAAAGATATTGATTTACATTCTAACGTTTCTGGCATACGCGTGGTCAGGCTACGGAGCTGGTTTATTATCGAATTTAAAGGACGCGGTACTAGTAGCGGAATCCGTTTTTCATGATGTATTCCAAAATGCAATTACCGTGGCAAGAAAAATTAAAGACATACACGAGGTATTCGACGCAGCTGTGGACGAGAATTGCATCTTCGAATGCCCTGGAG GAACAACACCAAAACCGGATTGGAATCATACACCGCAAAGTAACGGATGTGGTTCTTTAGGAATTGAA ataaatcaagaGTACCTACCACTTGCGGAAATGACAAAATGTTGTGACGCACACGATATCTGCTACGACACGTGTAATTCGGATAAGGAGAAATGTGACTTGGAATTTAAGAGATGTTTGTACAGATATTGCGACGGGTATCAAACATCTACGATAATAAACACATGCAAAGCTGCTGCGAAAATGCTTTTTACCGGAACGACTGCTTTGGGATGTAAAAGTTACATGGACGCCCAAAAGGAGGCTTGTTATTGtccggataaacgaaataaAAATAAGAAACCTAAACGAGCTGCCCAAGCTGGCGGAGAGTTGTAA
- the LOC143427487 gene encoding uncharacterized protein LOC143427487 yields the protein MPISKEQVQQLIGSDTVVIFSKTKCPYCKMVKEVFDSLQKKYTVIELDERNDGDDIQSILGELTGARTVPRVFVKGVCLGGGTDVKKMYEKGEIQKLF from the exons ATGCCTATATCCAAGGAACAAGTTCAGCAGCTCATTGGATCTGATACTGTAGTGATATTTTCCAAGACAAAATGTCCATATTGTAAAATGGTTAAAGAG GTGTTCGACAGTTTGCAAAAGAAGTATACAGTCATCGAGCTGGACGAGCGAAATGACGGGGATGATATTCAATCTATATTGGGCGAATTGACTGGTGCTAGGACGGTACCCAGAGTGTTTGTGAAAGGAGTTTGCTTGGGAGGTGGTACAGATGTGAAGAAAATGTATGAGAAAGGAGAAATACAAAAATTGTTTTAA
- the Ints2 gene encoding integrator complex subunit 2 produces the protein MQENTRVSPQVFTAIQNVDIPVLAMCSHKEIRPILPCLVRMSLISPLDVTKECVEQRKQVLTILSGIESVNSIIALLSIDFHALETDVRKEQQLRQKMGSLQRDSVLTQSLQSGLALEFERSESTRRIRLVLSELLYIASQIQEQQKNQEFQIKQSDLFDNAVYMEEISYVICVALSELPTVLSILDIAETLLHVKYGPEIICWIVANIPDSFSEVCAHLIANGERQEESALGRIRTLALTMLCQMNPSQALAVRAKCVELCRMPALAITLSLEHENMNNTLAESDIVAFVSGLLLGSDQQVRTWIAMFIRNGQKRKWESHTALQSLREELLKRLQATTSQNAGQLPESQVVQASALLRLYCALRGIGGIKFQDDEVAMIVQLLTSHPPPSPAGVRFVSLGLCMLIACSSLIGHHNLEKRSIEWVQWLVREEAYFESASGVTASFGEMLLLMAIHFHSNQLSAICELVCATLGMKIPIRPNNLTRMKQIFMQDIFTEQVVTSHAVKVPVTANLNANIPGFLPVHCIHQLLKSRAFAKHRVPIKNWIYKQICNSVPPLHPVLPALVEVYVNSILVTNNKTSEHTNKPITEDEIRRVFQNSVFGANFDFKKNINVPQVDTDNMDIDIPKPSLTSQLLLLYYLLLYEDVRLSNMHTFISQDRKVKSYSNEFLSELPIKYLLQLVQRDQMNYAGLFSPLLRLLATHFPHLSLVDDWLDNEMINIDSTVANYEDMKITDIMIIETFSHIQTCPSRTGRLLRQLMSMKPTEIWPHAEVIIHYFKATVSSKVPRYIQELYKQVWLRLNTVLPRCLWVLSINALLIENSLVKNVFLTQENIVLDPLQVLRCDTRVFRCAPILSVILRILQAALAASRSQLSRHIQDKPLTEKIGQLSSETEREDLRTALVAGQESAAVQILLEACLETEEDRETAGQMWSLREIQSIICSYLHQVFIADPSLAKLVHFQGYPRELLPITVTGIPSMHICLDWIPELLSQPEPEKQIFAVDLASHLAIQYALPKALSVSRLAINTLITLLGVLSAKDRVTLFMPVLPALTRICLAFPPLAEDTIGLLLQLGRVNFAQAALGDKSADILCQEVNETFCMLLQKAILQSQVY, from the exons ATGCAAGAAAATACACGTGTATCACCGCAGGTTTTCACTGCGATACAGAATGTAGATATACCAGTATTAGCTATGTGTTCTCACAAAGAAATTCGACCGATTTTACCATGCTTGGTTCGAATGAGCCTGATATCTCCATTAGATGTGACGAAAGAGTGCGTGGAGCAGAGGAAGCAGGTTCTGACAATTTTATCTGGAATCGAATCGGTCAACTCGATAATCGCACTGCTCTCAATTGATTTTCACGCATTGGAAACAGATGTCCGAAAGGAACAACAATTGAG ACAAAAAATGGGAAGTTTGCAAAGGGACAGTGTACTCACGCAGTCATTGCAAAGCGGCCTTGCCTTAGAATTTGAACGCAGCGAATCTACCAGAAGGATAAGATTGGTCCTCAGTGAATTGTTATATATAGCGTCGCAGATACAGGAACAACAGAAAAACCAAGAATTTCAGATTAAACAGTCTGATCTGTTTGATAATGCTGTATATATGGAAGAAATTAGTTACGTTATTTGCGTAGCTCTATCTGAATTACCAACAGTACTATCGATATTGGATATCGCAGAAACATTGTTGCACGTTAAGTACGGTCCGGAAATAATTTGTTGGATAGTTGCTAACATTCCTGACAGTTTCTCCGAGGTTTGCGCGCATTTAATCGCAAACGGCGAAAGGCAAGAGGAATCAGCATTGGGTAGAATTAGAACGTTAGCTCTAACAATGCTGTGTCAAATGAACCCAAGCCAAGCACTGGCGGTAAGAGCCAAGTGTGTAGAACTTTGCAGGATGCCCGCTTTGGCGATCACACTGAGCTTGGAACACGAAAATATGAATAACACTTTAGCGGAAAGCGACATAGTCGCGTTCGTGTCGGGATTGTTACTTGGTAGCGATCAACAAGTAAGAACGTGGATCGCAATGTTCATTAGAAACGGCCAAAAACGTAAATGGGAATCGCATACCGCGTTACAATCTCTACGGGAAGAACTGCTCAAGCGATTGCAGGCGACCACTTCTCAGAATGCGGGCCAATTGCCGGAAAGTCAAGTCGTTCAGGCAAGCGCATTGTTACGCTTATATTGCGCGTTAAGAGGAATCGGAGGTATTAAGTTTCAAGATGATGAAGTCGCAATGATAGTACAACTATTGACATCACATCCACCCCCATCGCCAGCTGGTGTGAGATTCGTCTCGTTAGGTCTCTGTATGCTTATCGCGTGTTCCTCGTTAATAGGTCATCACAATCTCGAGAAAAGAAGTATAGAGTGGGTGCAGTGGCTCGTACGCGAGGAAGCCTACTTCGAGAGTGCCAGTGGCGTGACAGCGAGCTTCGGAGAAATGTTACTTTTAATGGCAATCCACTTTCATAGCAATCAATTGTCGGCTATCTGCGAGCTGGTGTGCGCAACGTTGGGTATGAAGATACCTATTAGACCGAACAACCTAACTAGAATGAAGCAAATTTTTATGCAAGATATATTTACGGAACAGGTGGTCACATCTCATGCCGTGAAGGTACCAGTAACGGCTAACTTAAACGCCAACATTCCAGGATTCTTACCTGTGCACTGCATCCACCAGTTATTGAAGTCGAGAGCGTTCGCTAAACACCGTGTACCGATTAAAAATTGGATTTACAAACAAATTTGCAACAGCGTGCCACCGTTGCATCCTGTTCTACCTGCTTTGGTCGAGGTCTACGTAAATTCAATTTTAGTAACAAATAATAAGACATCAGAACATACAAACAAACCTATTACAGAGGATGAAATTAGAAGGGTATTTCAAAACAGCGTTTTCGGTGCTAATTTCGATTTCAAGAAAAATATTAACGTCCCCCAAGTTGACACGGACAATATGGATATAGATATTCCAAAACCTTCTCTCACgtcgcaattattattactttatTACTTATTGCTGTACGAAGACGTCAGATTATCCAATATGCACACCTTCATATCGCAAGACAGAAAAGTTAAATCATATTCGAACGAATTTCTGTCAGAGTTACCAATAAAGTATTTGCTTCAACTGGTTCAAAGAGATCAAATGAATTATGCTGGCTTATTCTCGCCCCTTCTGAGACTATTGGCGACACATTTTCCCCATCTTTCGTTAGTAGATGATTGGCTCGACAATGAGATGATTAATATAGACTCTACGGTCGCAAATTACGAAGATATGAAAATAACTGACATCATGATTATCGAAACATTTTCACATATTCAAACATGTccttcgagaacgggaagactACTAAGACAATTAATGTCAATGAAACCAACTGAGATTTGGCCGCACGCTGAAGTTATAATTCATTATTTCAAAGCAACTGTGAGTTCAAAAGTTCCTAGGTATATTCAAG AGTTGTACAAGCAAGTGTGGCTCAGACTAAACACGGTTCTGCCGAGATGTTTATGGGTGTTATCGATAAATGCTCTGTTAATAGAAAATTCTCTTGTGAAAAATGTTTTCTTAACACAAGAAAATATCGTGTTAGACCCGTTacaagtattgagatgcgatacaagagttttcagatgtGCTCCAATCTTGTCTGTTATCTTAAG AATTTTGCAGGCTGCATTAGCAGCCTCCCGATCGCAGTTGTCCAGGCATATACAAGATAAACCGCTGACAGAAAAGATCGGTCAATTATCAAGTGAAACTGAGAGGGAAGATTTAAGAACAGCATTAGTGGCAGGTCAAGAAAGTGCAGCAGTTCAAATATTGTTAGAGGCATGTTTAGAGACAGAAGAAGATAGAGAAACAGCTGGACAGATGTGGTCATTAAGAGAAATACAAAGTATTATTtgttcgtatttacatcaagtaTTCATAGCAGATCCGTCGTTAGCTAAACTGGTGCACTTTCAG GGCTATCCAAGAGAGCTGTTACCCATTACAGTTACTGGTATTCCATCCATGCATATTTGTCTTGATTGGATTCCTGAACTCTTATCGCAACCAGAACCGGAGAAACAGATATTTGCTGTGGACCTAGCTTCGCATCTTGCAATTCAATACGCTCTACCAAAAGCTTTAAGCGTTTCCCGTTTAGCCATCAATACTTTAATTACTCTCTTAGGCGTATTATCCGCTAAAGATCGAGTGACTTTATTTATGCCTGTATTACCAGCATTAACGCGTATATGTTTAGCATTTCCGCCATTGGCCGAAGATACGATAGGCCTGCTGTTACAACTTGGCAGAGTTAATTTTGCGCAAGCCGCGTTAGGAGATAAATCCGCGGACATTTTGTGTCAAGAAGTCAATGAAACTTTTTGCATGTTATTGCAAAAAGCGATATTACAATCGCAAGTATATTGA